In a single window of the Verrucomicrobiia bacterium genome:
- a CDS encoding (2Fe-2S)-binding protein, with protein sequence MPRVTELNVNGQNRAVDVEGERTLLSVLRDDLDLTGSKYGCGEGQCGACTVLLDGVATRSCITTVGSIGHRKVATIESLGHDGHLHPLQQAFLDAGGMQCAYCTSGMIMSAYSLLQKKPSPSESEIIRSMNGNICRCGTYQRILTAIKAGARAMQGAAQ encoded by the coding sequence ATGCCACGCGTCACCGAATTGAATGTGAACGGCCAGAACCGCGCCGTGGATGTCGAAGGCGAGCGCACCCTCTTGAGCGTCCTGCGCGATGATTTGGATCTGACCGGCAGCAAATACGGCTGCGGCGAGGGGCAATGCGGCGCCTGCACCGTTTTGCTGGACGGCGTCGCCACCCGGTCCTGCATAACCACCGTCGGCAGCATCGGCCATCGCAAAGTGGCGACCATCGAAAGCCTCGGTCACGACGGGCATTTGCATCCCCTTCAACAAGCGTTTTTGGACGCTGGTGGAATGCAGTGCGCCTATTGCACCTCGGGAATGATCATGTCCGCCTATTCGTTATTGCAGAAAAAACCGAGCCCGTCGGAGTCGGAAATCATCCGGTCAATGAACGGGAACATTTGCCGCTGCGGAACCTACCAGCGAATTCTCACCGCCATCAAAGCCGGCGCGCGAGCCATGCAGGGAGCGGCGCAATGA
- a CDS encoding choice-of-anchor R domain-containing protein — MKTNTLAYIFALATLASQTAYTQGTTYLSDLNAMTTGNVSIGSDSWAAEIFFTGNDPNGYLLNSVQLSMANASGNPSGFTVGLYSVVVRGFGVPGSSLESLSGTSNPANGGLYAYTPDSNLVLSPNTAYFLVLTSGTTVANGAYEWNLGGGNSIQSDHWNIGDNTGNTGYESSSDGSTWNFNFTDYPQFAINGTIAPEPSTNMLLGLSLICLLWCGSKRFTVKKEKARDEINL, encoded by the coding sequence ATGAAGACAAACACCCTCGCCTATATTTTTGCGCTTGCAACGCTGGCATCGCAGACTGCCTATACGCAAGGCACCACTTACCTTTCAGATTTGAACGCAATGACAACGGGGAATGTTTCAATCGGAAGTGATTCATGGGCGGCCGAAATTTTTTTCACAGGAAATGATCCCAATGGGTATCTTTTGAATTCTGTGCAACTGAGCATGGCTAATGCATCAGGCAATCCAAGTGGATTTACGGTCGGCCTTTATTCGGTGGTCGTGCGTGGATTTGGTGTGCCGGGCAGCAGCCTTGAAAGCCTCAGTGGCACTTCTAATCCAGCGAATGGTGGCCTCTATGCCTATACGCCTGATTCAAATTTGGTATTATCGCCAAATACAGCTTATTTTCTTGTCCTTACTTCGGGAACAACTGTTGCGAACGGGGCTTATGAGTGGAATCTTGGAGGCGGCAATTCCATTCAAAGTGACCACTGGAACATAGGAGATAACACAGGCAATACCGGTTATGAGAGTTCGTCCGACGGTTCGACGTGGAATTTTAACTTTACCGATTACCCTCAGTTCGCCATCAACGGTACCATCGCCCCTGAACCTAGCACAAACATGTTATTGGGATTGAGTTTGATTTGTTTGTTATGGTGTGGAAGTAAAAGGTTCACAGTCAAAAAGGAAAAAGCGCGCGACGAAATCAACCTCTGA
- a CDS encoding IgGFc-binding protein, whose translation MKISRGVRVLGFLLLASSIFATLLRAQDASTSAQAGTNLVTAADVASLPLLSDGQLAVLINELNAIPTLSPDSVTTGTFYSLQNPAWPPMPFNAQGYSIWSLGGGSYLMNDLNGNSSSLAAGQGRARMQTMVTLPSPPGGGGGGYGVDGGGPLYVPPVFTTNELWLQITGVTNPTASLTIHTPWNETNFVYDLLYCTNLVPPVAWQWLRRTDPGQTNLTVSNATDAQGFYGLGSPNDVTAQDSLGTDFWFMFYEMATYGDNDLSVYISSSVTTCGSVIISGFGITNYFTNTAGSVTNISIPLDVMMFDYGPVESYGIHVTADHPVSAYAVNYESAVSTTFNIFPTAFLGTNYCVMAFPSATALAQFSSASEFSIVATEDNTTITITPSTNAAINGSDPYTISNLMQGDSYQMEGGYATNDVTGTWITSDKPIAVFAGASGAFVPAGEPYGNPLVQEQIPINDWGTQALALSFLERTNGDAYRVLAAYSNTVFTIKGMIVTVISNNVSPVVVTTSNEVVTATNQAGQFYDIIVDGPTEFRSSKPIQVAQFATGQAYDKAIYGDPCEILLPPTGHYLTTNIVSSPKHPFATNFLNIIVPQSAIADTLVDGLNVASSNFMEIGTNGFFGARLAVTNGIHTVTSSQPVGVELYGFGDTEYPFSYSDSYSYFGGITK comes from the coding sequence ATGAAAATTTCACGAGGCGTACGGGTGTTAGGGTTTCTCCTTTTGGCCTCGAGCATTTTTGCGACGCTGCTACGCGCTCAAGATGCTTCGACCTCCGCTCAAGCGGGAACAAATTTGGTGACTGCCGCCGACGTAGCGTCATTGCCGTTATTATCGGACGGCCAGTTGGCTGTGCTGATCAATGAATTGAATGCGATTCCAACGCTTTCACCCGATTCAGTGACCACTGGAACTTTTTATTCCCTTCAAAACCCAGCGTGGCCACCTATGCCCTTTAACGCGCAGGGCTACTCAATATGGAGCTTGGGTGGTGGTTCTTATTTGATGAATGACTTGAATGGCAATTCTAGTTCGCTTGCAGCAGGGCAGGGGCGCGCGAGAATGCAGACAATGGTGACGCTGCCAAGCCCTCCCGGCGGGGGAGGCGGAGGCTATGGGGTTGATGGAGGCGGGCCCCTTTACGTGCCGCCAGTCTTCACCACAAATGAATTGTGGCTACAAATTACCGGTGTGACGAATCCAACAGCGTCGCTGACGATCCACACGCCTTGGAACGAGACTAATTTTGTGTATGATTTATTGTACTGCACGAACCTTGTTCCACCGGTCGCGTGGCAGTGGCTACGGCGCACTGATCCCGGGCAGACCAATTTGACGGTTAGCAACGCGACGGATGCGCAGGGCTTTTACGGATTGGGTTCGCCCAATGATGTTACAGCGCAAGATTCTCTTGGAACCGACTTCTGGTTTATGTTTTATGAAATGGCGACTTATGGTGATAATGACCTATCAGTTTACATTTCCAGTTCCGTTACAACTTGTGGATCCGTGATTATATCCGGCTTTGGTATTACCAATTATTTTACAAATACCGCAGGCTCTGTGACGAATATAAGCATTCCGCTGGACGTCATGATGTTCGATTATGGCCCGGTTGAAAGTTATGGAATTCATGTTACGGCCGATCATCCGGTTTCAGCATATGCTGTTAACTATGAAAGCGCAGTGAGCACAACTTTTAATATCTTTCCAACAGCTTTCTTGGGTACAAATTATTGCGTCATGGCATTCCCCTCGGCGACTGCGCTCGCACAATTTTCCAGTGCATCTGAATTTTCTATTGTCGCAACCGAAGATAATACCACAATCACAATTACTCCATCAACTAATGCCGCTATTAATGGCTCAGACCCTTACACAATTTCCAATTTAATGCAAGGAGACAGCTATCAAATGGAAGGTGGCTACGCTACAAATGACGTTACAGGAACTTGGATTACATCAGACAAACCTATCGCCGTATTTGCCGGGGCAAGTGGCGCTTTTGTGCCCGCAGGCGAACCGTATGGAAATCCTCTTGTTCAGGAACAAATCCCAATTAACGATTGGGGCACGCAGGCGCTGGCGTTATCTTTCTTGGAAAGAACCAATGGAGATGCTTATCGCGTGTTGGCAGCATATAGCAATACTGTCTTTACCATTAAGGGTATGATTGTCACGGTGATAAGCAATAATGTTTCTCCAGTTGTCGTTACAACCAGCAATGAGGTTGTCACAGCGACAAATCAAGCGGGGCAATTTTACGATATTATTGTAGATGGGCCTACAGAATTTCGCAGTAGCAAGCCTATTCAAGTTGCGCAGTTCGCCACCGGACAGGCATACGACAAGGCCATTTATGGCGACCCGTGCGAGATACTGTTGCCGCCAACAGGTCACTATTTGACAACGAATATCGTCTCAAGTCCGAAACATCCCTTTGCAACCAATTTTTTGAACATTATTGTACCGCAATCAGCCATTGCTGACACACTGGTGGATGGCCTAAACGTAGCCTCTAGTAATTTCATGGAGATCGGAACCAACGGTTTCTTTGGGGCACGTCTGGCAGTGACAAACGGAATACATACCGTAACAAGTTCGCAACCAGTAGGCGTTGAATTGTATGGTTTCGGCGATACCGAATACCCTTTTTCTTATAGCGATTCCTACAGCTACTTCGGAGGAATTACCAAATGA
- a CDS encoding helix-turn-helix transcriptional regulator codes for MPSKPHHRRLVGDRIRACRAQAGLTQERLAEKADLHHNFIGEVERGNMEISLTSLLKIARALKMKVRDLIGDI; via the coding sequence ATGCCGTCAAAGCCTCATCATCGCCGCCTCGTTGGCGACCGCATTCGCGCCTGCCGCGCTCAAGCTGGCCTTACTCAGGAGAGATTGGCAGAGAAGGCCGATTTGCATCACAATTTTATCGGTGAGGTCGAACGGGGCAACATGGAAATATCCCTTACCTCACTTCTGAAAATTGCCCGGGCATTAAAGATGAAAGTTCGCGATCTTATCGGAGATATTTAA
- a CDS encoding FUSC family protein — protein sequence MKPPATPKTEKITALEGFIFASKAAVSALVAVAAFDLFHLPGGLWAPVSAVIVTQPKLHPSLGLSLTRVVANLIGAFVGALMIAFTAHNIAAMAIGVIATGMICYAAKLHDAIRPAYAAVVIVTLSSEPHVWSGSMDRVLAVTLGCVAALLVGLAFDLVSRVFALKNVARKLKPHGEK from the coding sequence ATGAAACCGCCCGCCACCCCAAAAACCGAAAAAATCACCGCCCTCGAAGGCTTCATCTTCGCCAGCAAAGCCGCCGTATCCGCCCTCGTCGCCGTCGCCGCGTTCGACCTCTTTCACCTTCCCGGCGGACTCTGGGCGCCCGTCTCCGCCGTCATCGTCACCCAGCCGAAACTGCATCCCTCGCTAGGGTTATCCCTCACCCGCGTCGTGGCCAACCTCATCGGCGCCTTCGTCGGCGCCCTCATGATCGCCTTCACCGCGCACAACATCGCCGCCATGGCCATCGGCGTCATCGCCACCGGCATGATCTGTTACGCCGCAAAACTCCACGACGCCATCCGCCCCGCCTACGCCGCCGTCGTCATTGTCACCCTCAGCAGCGAACCCCACGTATGGTCCGGCTCAATGGACCGCGTCCTCGCCGTAACCCTCGGCTGCGTAGCCGCCTTGCTGGTGGGTTTGGCATTTGATTTGGTGAGCCGTGTTTTTGCGCTAAAGAACGTGGCAAGGAAATTAAAACCGCATGGTGAAAAGTGA